The Vibrio tasmaniensis genomic sequence GAACACAAAGAGCGAATTTTGAATCAATAGCGACTTTGAACTCCGTTTTCTGACAAAACTTTAGCCTGCAAAATCTAGCAATAGTTCCCTCGAGTTTACTAATTCGAATTCACAACTAAAACAAGTAAACTTAACTATAGTAGTATCTTCATATATCCCTAGTTACGCTGATACAACTTTAGTGTTAGCGCTCACATTTCAAAAAAAGATAGCTATAAAATACCTGTATTTAATTATGTAATTCCATTTATAATTGTTCATTATCTAATTGTTATATAAGGATTTATGTAGATATGTCTAATGACTTCATTTGCTTTGTTGGTAGTAGCATCCCTGATTTTACACAAAGATGCAAAAACTCTTTTTTCTTGAAAAATAACTCGTGGGATGACTATTCGTATCGTACGACCTACGAGTTATACTTTATAGGTGAAGATAAAAGTTATCAAATAATAGGACATGTTAAAGTCGCAAAGAAAGGTCTTACTGAAGGCGAGCGTCCATTACAAAATGGTAAGCTTGAAGCTTTGGACGGAAATTACTTTTCTTTAGGGCAAGATAAAGAGTTCTATACAAATCTAAGAAGCTTATCTACAAACTATGGTAGTCTATTTCTATCAAGTTTAAATGATATTTCATTCAACTATAAATTATGGGTAGAGAACTACAGTGAATCAGCTTTAATTATTTCATTGATGCGAGATGTCACAGCATTAGATGTCGTCAGTTTCAATCTTGTATTTAATGGTAAAAACGATAAATTAAGCTATACCGTCAAATTCACCTATGATAATGAGGAAATTGATTTTTCTGTAAATCATAACGATAATATATATCGCAATTCAAATATCCATTCGTTAATAGGGAATAATGGTGTTGGTAAAACAACAATTTTAAAAGAGCTTGTAAATAAAATTGCTCACAATGATTTTACTTGTCACCTTTGTATTCCAGAGTTATCTGATGTTTTAAATCAAGAATTAGAAATACCATATATAGATAGAGTTATATATGCAAGCTTTTCTGCATTTGATAATAACTTGCCTTCTATACCAAAAGGTTATAAGTATGATTACTTAGGGTTGCACAATGATTCAGGTAGTTTTAAAGGTCCAGCAGATCTTCGAGATGAGTTTAAGTCTGCATTCGAGAAATTGATAGAAAGGTCAGATCAAAAGTATTTATCTGAAGTATTCGAGCCTCTATGTAAAGTTGAGTATTTATATGAGCATGTAAATAACATTCAGACTAACTTTAGTAACATTGATGAAATCATTTCTATCTATAATGAGTTAAGTTCTGGTCACCGTATAGTAATTCATACTTTAGTATTATTAATGAATAAACTTCGTCAAGGTATGATTACACTGTTCGATGAACCAGAAACTCATCTTCATCCACCTTTGTTAGGTGCTTTCCTCCAATCATTGCAAGTCATATGTAACACTCACAATGGAATGATCATATTTGCAACACATTCTCCAATTATCCTTCAAGAGATTTTGTCTTCTAATGTCTATGTTCTCCGCCGCGTAGATAACGAAGCTATATTTGATCGTCCTCATATAACTACATACGGTCAAAACGTTTCTAAGCTTACACGAACCGCCTTCGGCTACCAGAAGGTCGGTTTTCATAAAACTATTAGTGATTTAGTAGCATCTGAAGATATTACAAAGGAAAATATTGATGAGATAGACACTATCGGTTCTGAAGCTAGAAAACTGGCATGGACGCAGTTATATAGGAATGAAGATGATAAATAAATTCCATAAAATTCACGAATTTCAACAAGACCGTGTAATTGAATTCTACCTTAATAATACAGGTAGTTCTAAGGTTAAGAGAAAAGAATTAAAACTGATTAAAAAAGATCTTTTAGACGACTTTAAAATTTACAAAACCCTCGGTCAATTGGGCAAGTTACATAACATATCACGTCATATATCAACGATATCTGACGAAAACAAAACTACTCTAAATTTACTTTATAAATCATATTTACCTAAAACCGGAATGAGAAAGAAAGTTTTTTCTACCAGTTTAATATGTCCAGCTTGTCAAAAAGGATATGCAACTGAACGATCATCTTTAGATCATTTTCTTCCTTCTTCGATTTTCCCAAACTTTTATGTTTATCCACTTAACCTAATTCCAACATGTGGCGATTGTAATAGAATCAAGAATGATGAGCTTCCTTCAAGTCACCTAGATAATTTGCCACACCCATACTTTGATGGTTTTTTATTTAAAAATCACTGGTTGGAGATTGAAGTTTATAATAGAAAACCATTAAATTTCACTTTTAAAATTCCAAATAACCTCAGCAAGAAAAACAGACTAAAGATAATTAACCATATCTTAGCGTATGACTTAGAAGATACACTATTTACACATGTAGATAGTATCTTTGTGGATGTTGACGAAGATTTTAAAGAAATATATGACTCTAAAGGAGGAGCTAACCTAAAAAAATATATTGGTTCTCTTAGAAAAACAGCTTTCGTTGAAAATCATAAGAATAAATTTCTTCCCATAAACTTAGAATATGCGTTGTTCGATGCATTATACAGCTCTGATTGGTTCTGCAATAGTTATTATAGCTAGGTAATATGGTGTGTTTTAACTGGTCAAAGAGCTCTGTATCAATGAAAACCATGCTTCGTACCCGTGCATCATACCTGAGGGGGGGGATTTGTACTCACTATATTAGTGATGCATATAGTAAGAATTATTGAAGTAAGTCCTTATTATAAAGTGATTTAACATGAATATTTGCACTCGCTATAAATGCGATACATGCGACACCTTGATAGATTGTCGTATAGGATTCTCTAACCGTGACGTTCAGCCACTTCAGTTCGCTTGTCCTGCGTGTCGTTAGCTCTATTGGGCACGATTCGTTCTATCACTTGTAATCAGGACTAGACCTTCTTAACAAACTTGGAGAGCATCACCGTACTTTAAAAAGACTGATATCATAGTACAAACAGGGCAACATCAAAGGATTTGAGAAAGTAATCAAGGGACTAGATGACCTAGATTTTGTAAAGCTAAAGTCCCATAAGAATGAAGATGTTATCGCAGCTCTTTACAGTGCTTTATGGTAAATACTGTTAAATCTCGATGAATATGAACTTATAAGAAACCCGTAATGGTGAGTGGTAAGCTATCATAAAAGTTTTGTATCGGACAAACCGTGTGGGTAAGTCATTGATCCTACCTCACTCATGAACTTATCTTTAACCCCAGCGAATTTAACATAACGTACATAATACGCACCGAATCTGTAAGCCCCAGATAGTAATGTCACTTTTGAGCCAGATTAAAATGTCACCTTAGCACTGGTTGCTGACTACATTTCATGTACCAGCTTCGGTTACTAAGGACTCCTGAGATGTTGATTGCCATGAGTGAAAAAGAAATTAGTCGATTCAAAGTTATTCAAGACGTCTGTGAACATCGTTTGCGTCGTACTGATGCGGCAGAGATACTTTCGTTAAGTGAGCGTCAAGTTCAAAGGTTAATGAACAAACTACGTGAACATGGTGCGGCTAGTTTAACCCATGCTTCTAGAGGTAAACCCAGTAATCGACGTTATTCTGACGAATATCGCAAAGAGATTCTTTCGACTATCCATAAACACTATTCTGATTTCTCGCCCACATTTGCACGTGAAAAGATCATAGAAAATCATAATTTAGCTATCTCGTTAGAGACACTTCGCCAATGGATGATTGCCGATAACCTTTGGATCCCGCACTCACAACGAAAACCTCGGATCTATCAGCCTCGTTACCGTCGTGATTGCTTGGGTGAACTTATTCAAATTGACGGCTCCCATCATGACTGGTTTGAAGGCCGCAGCGACAAATGCTGCCTATTGGTGTTCATTGACGATGCAACTGGCCGCTTGATGAACCTAAGATTCAGCGAAACGGAATCCGCGTTTGACTACATGTTGGCGACGCGTGAATACCTCAATGAGCACGGTAAACCCATCGCATTTTACAGCGACAAACACTCCATATTTAGAGTGAATCAGGAGAAACACAAACAAGTTGGCCAGACCCAATACGGGCGCGTGCTGAAAGAGCTGGCGATAGAACTCATTTGTGCCAACAGCTCCCAAGCCAAAGGCCGTGTTGAGCGAGCCAATCTCACGTTGCAAGACCGGCTGGTTAAAGAGATGCGCTTACAAGGCATCAACACCATCGAGCAAGCCAACGCCTGGCTTCCCTACTTCATCGCCGATTTTAACCACCGCTTTGCTAAGCCCGCTCAATACCCGAAAAACATGCATCGTCCGGTTCGAGAATCCAAGCAAGAACTCGACGATATTTTCAGTTGGCAAGAAAGCCGCAAGCTCTCAAAATCACTGACATTTCAATACGATAAAGTAATTTATCTCATTGAGCCCACCGAAGAAAACAGCCGATTAATGCACGAAACCGTGAAGGTACTCGACTACCCAAATGGAGAAATCGCCATTCAGTACGGGCATCGAAAACTCGAATTCAAAACCTTCGACAAACTCGAGCACGTTCAACAAACCCAAATCGTCGACAACAAACGCCTCGGCCAAGTTTTAAAATTTGCTCAGCAACAACAACAAGAATTCGAACAACAACAGCAACGAACCCGCAGTAAGAAAGCGCCCAAGCGCCGTGCACAACAAAGAGCCTTACAAACCGCGCCTCGAGCCATCAACCCTGTCCTCACTGACCCCTTCAAAGCCTCCAGTCGAAAGACTTAACAAGGGGACATTTCTATTGGGGACAAATAAGGACATTTTAAAATGGGATTGACAGAATATGTAGGCGCAAAGTTGTAATGTCACTATTTTCCAAAGTTAAAATGTCCCTTAAGTTCATCACCACAAGGCTTGATTGATCTTGGCACGAAAAATCATCTGTGCTTCGAAACTTATGTTACTGATTACGTTTAACAATGATTTTCTAACGAGCATCAAAAAGGCCGGACAAGCCGACCTTCTCATTGAGCATGTTACGTACCCACGATCTTATTCGGTTAAGCGCAGCAAGCCACTCACCATAATTGAACCGATTAAGTTCGAGTAAGCAAGGCTTTTAGCTCTTGAGCTAATATTTCCAAACCAGAAATAACGTTATCTGCTGAGCTTTCCATTTGTTCCAAATATTGAAATGACAATTCTAGATCACCATCAATTTTTGCTTGAACCGCTTTTTTACCGTAAAGGTGCACTTCCTCATGAGGTCTTTCTAGGTTCTTGAAGCTGGTTATATCGGATAATAAGTCACGACCACGCCCCTTATAATACCATTGACCTAATCGGCAATTATGGTGGTCTACAATATTGTCGATATCAGTTATGTTACTGTTAATATTTTTGTAAACGTCGATTTTCCAAGCAACATGGTCTAAGGCAACAAGCCTCAAAAATATTTGGTTATAGCTTCTTTTTACAAGCACATAAAGTTTATGTGAGTTGGTTACTAAAATAGTAATAATATCAACGAGTTCTTCAGATTGGTCTCCTAATGTATCGAATTCCATATTAACTTTTTGCATATCATCATGACATGCCGTTGTATTATCACTAATCTTTGAAACTACACTTTTTATTTGTTGTGCTGATTGACCTGCTGTTTGTGCAAGGGATCTTACTTCGTCAGCAACAACAGCAAAGCCTCGGCCATGTTCACCGGCCCTTGCAGCTTCAATCGCAGCATTGAGTGCAAGTAAGTTAGTTTGTTCAGATACGGCATCAATCGTGACGACAAATTTAGCAATATCTTCTGCATTTAGTTTAAGTATATTAACCTGCTCGCCAATTTTAATTGTGTTGCTTTTCGTTTCGAGCAGCTTAGATTTAAAATGTTCGAGCAGCGCTAAACCATCACGAGTTTCTTCTTCATACGAAGACAGAAATGCAGCGGTTTGCTCTGCTGATTCAGCTAGGCTACTGCGAATATCTTGCAATGGCAATGTGGTGTTTATGACACGGTTGACCATGACTTGGCTTGCTTCATACCTCTCTTCAATGGCATTTTTATCAGCTTCGAGCTCAGCAATCCTTTGCTTTAAGTTATTTTGGATATTCACATTAGATTTTAAGTCTTGCTTAGATTGCAATAATTCACTTGTTAATGAATTGATTTTATTTGAGGAAATGAATTTGTACATGGATTAATCTCGTATAGAGGAAAAATAAACACACTTTTTAGATGGTTATAAGGCGTGGTTATTATATGTGTATAGTATGCTATGGCAAGTATATTATAACTCTAAAATCAATATCTTAGATTAAGGTTTCTCTATTCACTTAATCCAAGTAACTATCCAACATATAAAACCAACTCTTTAAAGTGACACTGCAACTAAAATGCATGTAGAGGTTGGAAATTAGATGTCTTTTGAATATTAATATTTAGATTAAAATTAATATGTTAGGTACGTAGAAAGCTAAACCCGGTCACTCAGACAACACTTTATAAATAAACAGTTTAAACACAACCCCCGTAAAATCGCACTTCTTAGTCAACAACATACAAAAATCGATATTTTGGTATGTGCTAAACGTTGAATACAAAATAACTACGATGACTAATTCCAACTCGATGTCATTAGCAAGACAACCTTGATTACAGTGTTACTCTCGCAAACACGAATTCACCTTTCTGAAGATAAATTCGTGTGCCGATTAAAGCCCGTTAAAATTGACATTACTCTGGACGATTTAGACCATGTTAAGACGGTAAACGGCCACCACGCACGCGAACTGCCTTATCTTGCACACAACAAATTAAGCTACAGTGTAACGTAATTATCACCAAACATACTCTTAAATAAAGCCCCATCAATTACAAGACAACGAACGAAGCCAGGTCCTAGCCAAAACAGAAGTCACAACGTCACTAGCCTTAAAAACGCCATAGATTTAACCACTTAGAAATGGTGACATAAATACTGACACCAAAAATGATGGTTGTATTGTTTTCAGATCTTGCTGTAATTTAATTACAAATAGAGGCCCAAAAAAGCCTGATAAGTGGATTACTCCAACATAACTTACTGAATAAACGGCATTTAAATGGTTTTGAATAGCTAGGAATTTAGGGCAACTAAAGAGTTGGTATGTACGAGATAATCTACTAGAGGGTAAAATATTTAGTTATAGTGCACGAAGGTGTGAAAAAAGAAGGGCTGATGCCCTACTCTTCTTTATTACTCATTTCTTCACGAATTTGCTCAGCAACGATTTTGATCGCTTGTGCTGTGCTGATGCCTTGAGTCATCATTTCTTGAATTCGTTCAACAGCTTTCTGTTGTTCTTCGTGAGAAAGGGTTGGTAAGTCGTTTAGCATAGTCTGCTCCTTTATTTAGGAGCAGAACTATATAAGGACTGTTAGTAACTAGCAAGGAAATTGATTGAAGCACCCATTGCATTTTCATTGGTGTAGTTAGCACTTAGATCTAACTGGAACAAATTGAGTGGCGACAAACCGATACCAGCAGTGACTGTACCTTCTGAACCAGAGTATGCCAAATTCTTGTAGTACCCTGCCCTTAGCTGAAGTTGGCGTAGAACATCAACTTCTGTACCAACACGAATCATCTGTTCGTTATCTTTGAACGAAGTAAACTTTTCGGTTTCATTTAAGTCATAGTCGACACTAAGCGTGAAGTAGTCCGCTACGATACCAGCACCTACGGTATATACAGGCTCTAGTTTGTATGCGTATTGGCCACCGACTTTGTGTGTCACACCGCTGGTCGTACTCGTTAAAGTTTGAGATGTATCTTTGGTATTGATATCTCTAGATATTAAGTTGGTAGCCGAAAAACCAACTCGAAATGGACCTGTGAACCAAAGCGCGCCAGCATCCATATTAAAAGAAGTTTCACCTTCACCATTGTCTCTTACATCAGACAAATCGTAGCTCTTAACAGAAGCAACATAGTTGTATGTGTAAATACGTTGAAGTTTAGGCGTGATACCAAATGAAATATGCTGCCCCATAAAGGTTTGATATTTAGCGAGAGTTAATCCAACTTCGGTAACACCAATAGCAACGGCTTCTACCGTCGACAACTCAAGCTTATCGGCATCTGTCGCTGACGCTTCATTATAAACATTTGGTGTAGCAAACGATTCTGTATAGGCTTTGCCGAATAGGTTCGCCGCTATAAATTGATTTGGGATAGCGAATGCGACAACACCACCAAGTTCAACATTAGCTTGGTTACCATCGAGTTTTTTAAGAGCTGCATCTAAATCTGCAGTGTTTGTTGCAGCCAGAGCGGAATCAATATTTGATTTCATGTCTTGGGGGTCATTATAACTACCACCAAAACTTGGCGTGATCATACCCATATCATCGTTACGACGATAAATAGCAACAAGTGCTGGGTTATAGAATGGAGCTGTTAGGAAATTTGCTGAAACAACACCAACACCACCCATCGCATCACCACGCGCTTCAATGGCGTAGTTTGCTGCTGAAAGAGGAAGACTGGCGAATGCAATTGATGCTGCGAGTAGTTTAGTTGTATTTTTCATGCCGTTTATCTTTGTTAGATCCCTTACATTATTAACGGCTCAATTCTAAATTACTTTAGCTACTCTTCGCTAGAAATATCATAAGTTTTACTGATAGTTTGTGCTTGCTCTATCGCTATGTCACCTTGCCAGCGCGAATGTACCATTGAAACAGCTAAAACATAACGATCATTGGGCAGTTCTTCACCCGTTAAATTGGTCGGATAATCGGATTCATAACTTTTCCCCCACACCTGCTTATATCGTTCATCGACATAATCGTACAAACCTACTTCTAGCTTTGGTAATGGGCAATAAGGATTAAGCAGTGCTTTTTTATCGATCAGCCAAGTATCTTTCGATGCCCAACGTACTTGCTGACGCATAACCACTTCGCCAAGAATGATCCAGGTACTCCAGGAGTTACCGCTGTCTCCTTTCACAGTCAGGCGATAAAGTCCTGAATCAAGTTGAGACGCTAAGCTATAACGCTTGCTGTACATACTCACTGAAGCGTTGTTGATTACTGGATTGCCTTTGGTGAACTCACTATCAGACGAAACGACTTTGTCGACCCACTTCTCAAAGGTGATGTCTTGAATGTTGCTTTCCGATTCAACATCAATCGCCACGCGGAATGTTTCCCTACCTGGGCTTTGAATAATGTGTCTTTTAACGACGACCGAACTGACCCAATCCGGTAACGTTTTTTTTGTGAGCGTTTTACCACAATCTTTGTTCAATGCTTGATCGAACAGTTGATTGAGATGATCTTCGCGAGATTGCGAAGCATTAATTTGCCAAACTTCCACTAGTGAATCAAACATCAAGGCTAAATCGTTATCTAGCAGGTGCTTGTGTACTTGTGTCAGTGTATCACTATCCTTAAACCAATCAGCTGCTTGTGCAGTATTGATGACGCTGGATAAAATGAGTAGTGGAAGTAAGGCTTTTTTCATTACGCTTTCATCTTGTAGCCAACGCCACGTAAGGTTTCAATTTCTAAACCTGGTAACTTCTGTCTTAGTTGCAGAACATGCGTGTCTACGGTGCGAGTTGTTGGGAAGTGGTTGTAACCCCAAACGTGGTCTAGTAGCTCATCACGTGTAAACACTCGACCAAGGTTACTTGCCAAGAATAATAGTAAATCAAATTCCGTACGCGTTAATGTGACTTCCTGTTCATTAAAAAACACTTCACGCGTCGCTTTGTCTATTACAAGGTTTTGAGCCATCACTTTTGATGCGTCTTGATCTTCAGCATCAGGTAAGCGCAACTGCGCACGGATTCGAGCAAATAGTTCAGCTTCTGCAAATGGTTTGGTTAGGTAATCGTTCGCACCCGAGTCTAATCCCGCTACTTTGTCTTTTACTGTCACGAGCGCCGTTAGCAATATAACGGGGATGTCTTTCTTTTTCTTCCAACCTGGAAGTGAATCTACCGAGTCACCATCAGGAAGTTGACGGTCTAGGATCACAAGATCCGCTTGTTCCCAATAGCCTTCAACTTCAGAGATCAGCTCGGCATGCAAACATTCATATCCAGCTTGCTCAAGGCTAACTAATAAACCGTCAGCTAAATTTTTATCATCTTCAACGAGAAGCAATGTCTGTTTCACAAGGTATCTCCAAAATAAATGTTGTTGGGGGGCCGATAAGCGTCATGTGACCGCCCATTTTTCCGACCATAGATTCCACTATCGTCAGACCTAAACCGAGTCCACTCTTACTTACGAATGGCTTTCTTAGTTGCCCCCAATCTTTGCGAGACAAGTCTCCATTATCTATAACTTTGAATGTCAGCTTCTTGTCAGAAGTATTCAGTTCTAGTATCACTGGAGCAACACCGTATTTCACGGCATTTCTGATCAGGTTATCAATACAAGTACCTAACCAATATACGTTTACTTTTGCAGCAATATCTTTATTTACACGGAGTTCAATGCCCGGTGCAAAGTCTTCTTCAACTTTGTATTGAAGCCATTCTTCAACACTTGGCACCCACTCTGTTG encodes the following:
- a CDS encoding AAA family ATPase, which codes for MSNDFICFVGSSIPDFTQRCKNSFFLKNNSWDDYSYRTTYELYFIGEDKSYQIIGHVKVAKKGLTEGERPLQNGKLEALDGNYFSLGQDKEFYTNLRSLSTNYGSLFLSSLNDISFNYKLWVENYSESALIISLMRDVTALDVVSFNLVFNGKNDKLSYTVKFTYDNEEIDFSVNHNDNIYRNSNIHSLIGNNGVGKTTILKELVNKIAHNDFTCHLCIPELSDVLNQELEIPYIDRVIYASFSAFDNNLPSIPKGYKYDYLGLHNDSGSFKGPADLRDEFKSAFEKLIERSDQKYLSEVFEPLCKVEYLYEHVNNIQTNFSNIDEIISIYNELSSGHRIVIHTLVLLMNKLRQGMITLFDEPETHLHPPLLGAFLQSLQVICNTHNGMIIFATHSPIILQEILSSNVYVLRRVDNEAIFDRPHITTYGQNVSKLTRTAFGYQKVGFHKTISDLVASEDITKENIDEIDTIGSEARKLAWTQLYRNEDDK
- a CDS encoding HNH endonuclease signature motif containing protein encodes the protein MINKFHKIHEFQQDRVIEFYLNNTGSSKVKRKELKLIKKDLLDDFKIYKTLGQLGKLHNISRHISTISDENKTTLNLLYKSYLPKTGMRKKVFSTSLICPACQKGYATERSSLDHFLPSSIFPNFYVYPLNLIPTCGDCNRIKNDELPSSHLDNLPHPYFDGFLFKNHWLEIEVYNRKPLNFTFKIPNNLSKKNRLKIINHILAYDLEDTLFTHVDSIFVDVDEDFKEIYDSKGGANLKKYIGSLRKTAFVENHKNKFLPINLEYALFDALYSSDWFCNSYYS
- a CDS encoding ISNCY family transposase; protein product: MSEKEISRFKVIQDVCEHRLRRTDAAEILSLSERQVQRLMNKLREHGAASLTHASRGKPSNRRYSDEYRKEILSTIHKHYSDFSPTFAREKIIENHNLAISLETLRQWMIADNLWIPHSQRKPRIYQPRYRRDCLGELIQIDGSHHDWFEGRSDKCCLLVFIDDATGRLMNLRFSETESAFDYMLATREYLNEHGKPIAFYSDKHSIFRVNQEKHKQVGQTQYGRVLKELAIELICANSSQAKGRVERANLTLQDRLVKEMRLQGINTIEQANAWLPYFIADFNHRFAKPAQYPKNMHRPVRESKQELDDIFSWQESRKLSKSLTFQYDKVIYLIEPTEENSRLMHETVKVLDYPNGEIAIQYGHRKLEFKTFDKLEHVQQTQIVDNKRLGQVLKFAQQQQQEFEQQQQRTRSKKAPKRRAQQRALQTAPRAINPVLTDPFKASSRKT
- a CDS encoding CZB domain-containing protein produces the protein MQKVNMEFDTLGDQSEELVDIITILVTNSHKLYVLVKRSYNQIFLRLVALDHVAWKIDVYKNINSNITDIDNIVDHHNCRLGQWYYKGRGRDLLSDITSFKNLERPHEEVHLYGKKAVQAKIDGDLELSFQYLEQMESSADNVISGLEILAQELKALLTRT
- a CDS encoding YoaH family protein, which gives rise to MLNDLPTLSHEEQQKAVERIQEMMTQGISTAQAIKIVAEQIREEMSNKEE
- a CDS encoding conjugal transfer protein TraF — its product is MKNTTKLLAASIAFASLPLSAANYAIEARGDAMGGVGVVSANFLTAPFYNPALVAIYRRNDDMGMITPSFGGSYNDPQDMKSNIDSALAATNTADLDAALKKLDGNQANVELGGVVAFAIPNQFIAANLFGKAYTESFATPNVYNEASATDADKLELSTVEAVAIGVTEVGLTLAKYQTFMGQHISFGITPKLQRIYTYNYVASVKSYDLSDVRDNGEGETSFNMDAGALWFTGPFRVGFSATNLISRDINTKDTSQTLTSTTSGVTHKVGGQYAYKLEPVYTVGAGIVADYFTLSVDYDLNETEKFTSFKDNEQMIRVGTEVDVLRQLQLRAGYYKNLAYSGSEGTVTAGIGLSPLNLFQLDLSANYTNENAMGASINFLASY
- a CDS encoding DUF2861 family protein; this translates as MKKALLPLLILSSVINTAQAADWFKDSDTLTQVHKHLLDNDLALMFDSLVEVWQINASQSREDHLNQLFDQALNKDCGKTLTKKTLPDWVSSVVVKRHIIQSPGRETFRVAIDVESESNIQDITFEKWVDKVVSSDSEFTKGNPVINNASVSMYSKRYSLASQLDSGLYRLTVKGDSGNSWSTWIILGEVVMRQQVRWASKDTWLIDKKALLNPYCPLPKLEVGLYDYVDERYKQVWGKSYESDYPTNLTGEELPNDRYVLAVSMVHSRWQGDIAIEQAQTISKTYDISSEE
- the vxrB gene encoding response regulator transcription factor VxrB; translation: MKQTLLLVEDDKNLADGLLVSLEQAGYECLHAELISEVEGYWEQADLVILDRQLPDGDSVDSLPGWKKKKDIPVILLTALVTVKDKVAGLDSGANDYLTKPFAEAELFARIRAQLRLPDAEDQDASKVMAQNLVIDKATREVFFNEQEVTLTRTEFDLLLFLASNLGRVFTRDELLDHVWGYNHFPTTRTVDTHVLQLRQKLPGLEIETLRGVGYKMKA